In one Nicotiana sylvestris chromosome 8, ASM39365v2, whole genome shotgun sequence genomic region, the following are encoded:
- the LOC104217475 gene encoding lachrymatory-factor synthase, which translates to MAAQQQSKWEGKAIANLKGPKAEQVWPLFEDFFNFQKLLPTIDTCYQVKDGLTRCCARTLPPSSDGGESIIKWCHEKLLAVDKIERCLTYEVLDNNMGIRSYVATFKVLSISDDTGDHELGCQIEWSFVADPIDDLTLEFFLGYVDSSLQSIAENIEKGLE; encoded by the coding sequence ATGGCAGCCCAACAACAGTCCAAATGGGAAGGAAAAGCCATTGCAAATCTTAAAGGGCCAAAAGCTGAACAAGTATGGCCTCTCTTTGAAGATtttttcaactttcaaaaattactaCCTACCATTGACACTTGTTACCAAGTGAAAGATGGACTTACCCGTTGTTGCGCTAGAACCTTGCCACCTTCATCCGACGGTGGAGAATCGATCATCAAGTGGTGTCACGAGAAGTTATTGGCTGTTGACAAGATCGAACGGTGTCTAACCTACGAGGTGTTAGACAATAACATGggaatcaggtcgtatgtagcTACGTTTAAAGTATTGTCAATATCAGACGATACTGGTGATCATGAGCTTGGGTGCCAGATCGAATGGTCGTTCGTTGCTGATCCGATTGATGATTTGACTTTGGAATTTTTCTTGGGCTACGTTGACTCTTCCCTACAAAGCATAGCTGAAAACATTGAGAAAGGTTTAGAATAG